One window of Haloarchaeobius salinus genomic DNA carries:
- a CDS encoding methylaspartate ammonia-lyase — translation MLIEQVRAVPTVSGFFFDDQRAIKEGATQDGFAYDGEPVTPGFDAIREAGEALTVELELEDGSVATGDCCAVQYSGAGGRDPLFRAEAYRPVVEGVVASALRGRDAREFAENAAIVEELPAERPTSAGNSADGDAADQLHTAVRYGVSQALLDAAALANRETMTETLADALGTTPATEPVPVFGQSGDDRYTNAEKMMVKGVPVLPHGLFNSVAKLGEDGEELREYVDWLATRAIELGPDGYEPTIHVDVYGVLGDVLGAPYDRAAVTDYFATLAEAAGLFDVQVEGPMDAGGREEQIHEMAELRDGLASAGVDVDIVADEWCNTFDDVRAFVDSGAADLVQVKTPDLGGVQRSAEAVRYCEGTDTRAYLGGTCNETVTSARTCAHVALATDAAQTLAKPGMGFDEGFMVVTNEMRRALARMRPTPEATADD, via the coding sequence GTGCTGATTGAGCAGGTCCGGGCGGTTCCGACGGTCTCGGGGTTCTTCTTCGACGACCAGCGCGCCATCAAGGAGGGCGCGACCCAGGACGGCTTCGCCTACGACGGCGAGCCCGTCACGCCCGGGTTCGACGCCATCCGGGAGGCCGGCGAGGCGCTCACCGTCGAGCTCGAACTCGAGGACGGCAGCGTCGCGACCGGGGACTGCTGTGCCGTCCAGTACTCCGGTGCCGGGGGGCGGGACCCGCTCTTCCGCGCCGAGGCGTACCGTCCGGTCGTCGAGGGTGTGGTCGCGTCGGCGCTCCGGGGACGAGACGCACGCGAGTTCGCCGAGAACGCCGCCATCGTGGAGGAACTCCCCGCCGAGCGGCCGACGTCGGCCGGCAACTCTGCCGACGGCGACGCCGCCGACCAGCTCCACACCGCGGTCCGCTACGGCGTCTCGCAGGCGCTGCTCGACGCGGCTGCACTCGCGAACCGGGAGACGATGACGGAGACGCTGGCCGACGCGCTCGGGACGACTCCGGCGACCGAACCGGTGCCCGTCTTCGGCCAGTCCGGCGACGACCGGTACACCAACGCCGAGAAGATGATGGTGAAGGGCGTCCCCGTTCTCCCGCACGGGCTGTTCAACAGCGTCGCAAAGCTGGGCGAGGACGGCGAGGAACTCCGCGAGTACGTCGACTGGCTCGCCACCCGAGCCATCGAACTCGGCCCCGACGGCTACGAGCCGACCATCCACGTCGACGTTTACGGCGTGTTGGGCGACGTGCTCGGCGCACCGTACGACCGCGCCGCGGTCACCGACTACTTCGCGACGCTCGCCGAGGCCGCCGGCCTGTTCGACGTGCAGGTCGAGGGGCCGATGGACGCCGGCGGCCGCGAGGAGCAGATACACGAGATGGCCGAGCTCCGCGACGGGCTCGCATCGGCGGGTGTCGATGTGGACATCGTCGCCGACGAGTGGTGCAACACCTTCGACGACGTGCGGGCGTTCGTCGATTCGGGCGCGGCCGACCTCGTACAGGTGAAGACGCCCGACCTCGGTGGCGTCCAGCGCTCGGCCGAGGCCGTGCGCTACTGCGAGGGCACCGACACACGGGCGTACCTCGGCGGCACCTGCAACGAGACGGTCACGTCCGCCCGGACCTGCGCCCACGTCGCGCTCGCGACCGACGCGGCCCAGACCCTCGCCAAGCCCGGGATGGGCTTCGACGAGGGCTTCATGGTCGTGACCAACGAGATGCGACGTGCACTCGCCCGGATGCGACCGACGCCGGAGGCCACGGCCGACGACTGA
- the mch gene encoding 2-methylfumaryl-CoA hydratase: MDYTDTETFTTVLDRTETREKGNCFEDFGEGDHIEHAPGLTLSNYANELWASQTLNHDPIYWRTDAAREVGFDEPPVHPDYLLAAVMGPTVEDLSEKGGYFLGRTNVRFHDQTVTPGTELRVSSTVQSTATSSSRPEYGIVTWETEGVDAETGEPLVSYERTNMIPRREPVATDGGGSATESGDTPEDGEPPAEFVTPDGDRFGDFAAALDEAEDRDAAVAYRHERGRTMDDVMVATLPLMTLNTAKQHHNGDVMADSPSGDIVAYGDVTRSVALGHARSDEATYRELGCDDERFHTFVTPGDTVYGFTRVVDAEATHDHAGTVTFEHIAFNQHDEPVYSGTRRALIQQ; encoded by the coding sequence ATGGACTACACAGACACGGAGACGTTCACGACGGTACTGGACAGGACCGAGACGCGCGAGAAGGGCAACTGCTTCGAGGACTTCGGCGAGGGGGACCACATCGAGCACGCCCCCGGCCTCACCCTCTCGAACTACGCCAACGAGCTGTGGGCGAGCCAGACGCTCAACCACGACCCGATCTACTGGCGGACCGACGCGGCCCGCGAGGTCGGCTTCGACGAGCCGCCGGTGCATCCGGACTACCTGCTCGCGGCCGTGATGGGGCCGACCGTGGAGGACCTCTCCGAGAAGGGCGGCTACTTCCTCGGTCGGACGAACGTCCGGTTCCACGACCAGACGGTGACGCCGGGCACCGAACTGCGGGTCAGCTCGACGGTGCAGTCGACGGCCACGTCCTCCTCGCGACCGGAGTACGGGATCGTCACCTGGGAGACCGAGGGCGTCGACGCCGAGACGGGCGAGCCGCTGGTCAGCTACGAGCGGACGAACATGATCCCGCGTCGTGAGCCCGTGGCGACCGACGGCGGGGGGTCCGCGACTGAATCCGGGGACACGCCAGAGGACGGCGAACCACCCGCGGAGTTCGTCACGCCCGACGGCGACCGCTTCGGCGACTTCGCCGCCGCGCTCGACGAGGCCGAAGACCGGGACGCAGCCGTCGCGTACCGTCACGAGCGCGGCCGGACGATGGACGACGTCATGGTGGCGACGCTGCCGCTGATGACGCTCAACACCGCGAAGCAGCACCACAACGGCGACGTCATGGCGGACTCGCCGTCGGGGGATATCGTGGCCTACGGCGACGTGACCCGCTCGGTCGCGCTCGGGCACGCCCGCTCGGACGAGGCCACGTACCGCGAGCTCGGCTGCGACGACGAGCGGTTCCACACGTTCGTCACTCCCGGGGACACCGTCTACGGCTTCACGCGCGTCGTCGACGCCGAGGCGACCCACGACCACGCCGGCACCGTCACCTTCGAACACATCGCGTTCAACCAGCACGACGAGCCCGTCTACTCGGGCACCCGTCGCGCGCTCATCCAGCAATGA
- the glmS gene encoding methylaspartate mutase subunit S, giving the protein MPTTVILGVIGSDAHVVGITILDQALSAAGFDVENLGVQTSQEEFAAAANEHDADAVLVSSLYGHAEQDCQGFHELLAREGVDATSYIGGNLAVGQDDFEQTRTTFRKLGFDRVFDSETTPEEVIRSLERDLGISTREAETDRVQA; this is encoded by the coding sequence ATGCCCACGACAGTCATACTCGGTGTCATCGGCTCCGACGCACACGTCGTCGGAATCACGATCCTCGACCAGGCCCTCTCCGCAGCGGGCTTCGATGTCGAGAACCTCGGCGTCCAGACCTCTCAGGAGGAGTTCGCAGCGGCCGCGAACGAGCACGACGCCGACGCTGTACTCGTCTCCTCGCTGTACGGGCACGCCGAGCAGGACTGTCAGGGGTTCCACGAGCTCCTGGCCCGCGAGGGCGTCGACGCCACCAGCTACATCGGTGGCAACCTCGCGGTCGGTCAGGACGACTTCGAGCAGACCCGGACGACGTTCCGGAAGCTCGGATTCGACCGGGTCTTCGACTCGGAGACGACACCGGAGGAGGTCATCCGGTCCCTCGAACGGGACCTGGGGATCTCCACCCGAGAGGCCGAGACCGACCGGGTTCAGGCCTGA
- a CDS encoding methylaspartate mutase subunit E: MIRDERLTADELQHIDDHIRDDWPTGAAVDFEEAIAYHESLPAHKQFADVLESADRPLLQPRAGVPRLDDQVDILAHLHDEGAADLLPTTIDSYTRDNEYGKAQEGLENARESGDATLNGFPAVNHGVDGCRELIERVDAPIEVRHGTPDARLLAAVTFAGGFQSFEGGPISYNIPYTKEGSLAQTIEHWQYVDRLAGAYTERGVTINREPFGPLTGTLVPPSIAIAIMLVEGKLAATQGVRSLTLGYGQVGNVVQDVAALRALRKLGNEYLPDEVCVTTVFHEWMGGFPPDEARANGVIGLGGTTAAIARPDKVITKSPQEFQGVPTKEANAAGLRTTRQLIDMVVEQDIVLDGVDEEQALVERETRCLMDAIEAHGDGDVAQGTIRAFDSGALDVPFAPSDAAEGAVLPARDDDGRVRIFEWGELAMDDDIKEIHQARLADRAETEGRKQSFRMVADDVDAISDGKLIGRPTGTRGRRDGGESSAD; this comes from the coding sequence ATGATACGCGACGAACGCCTCACCGCCGACGAGTTGCAACACATCGACGACCACATCCGCGACGACTGGCCGACCGGTGCGGCGGTCGACTTCGAGGAGGCCATCGCCTACCACGAGTCGCTGCCGGCGCACAAGCAGTTCGCGGACGTGCTGGAGTCGGCGGATCGACCGCTGCTCCAGCCCCGTGCTGGCGTCCCGCGCCTCGACGACCAGGTCGATATACTGGCCCACCTCCACGACGAGGGGGCGGCCGACCTGCTCCCGACGACCATCGACTCGTACACGCGCGACAACGAGTATGGGAAGGCCCAGGAGGGCCTGGAGAACGCGCGCGAGTCCGGCGACGCGACGTTGAACGGCTTCCCCGCCGTCAACCACGGCGTCGACGGCTGCCGGGAGCTGATCGAGCGCGTCGACGCGCCCATCGAGGTCCGCCACGGGACGCCCGACGCGCGACTGCTGGCCGCCGTCACGTTCGCCGGCGGCTTCCAGAGCTTCGAGGGCGGCCCCATCTCCTACAACATCCCGTACACGAAGGAGGGGAGCCTCGCCCAGACCATCGAGCACTGGCAGTACGTGGACCGCCTCGCCGGCGCGTACACCGAGCGCGGCGTCACCATCAACCGCGAGCCGTTCGGCCCGCTCACGGGGACGCTCGTCCCGCCGAGCATCGCCATCGCCATCATGCTCGTCGAGGGGAAGCTGGCCGCCACGCAGGGCGTCCGCAGCCTCACCCTCGGCTACGGGCAGGTCGGCAACGTCGTGCAGGACGTGGCCGCGCTCCGCGCGCTCCGGAAGCTCGGCAACGAGTACCTGCCCGACGAGGTCTGCGTCACGACCGTCTTCCACGAGTGGATGGGCGGCTTCCCGCCGGACGAGGCCCGCGCCAACGGCGTCATCGGCCTCGGCGGGACCACGGCCGCCATCGCCCGTCCGGACAAGGTCATCACGAAGTCGCCACAGGAGTTCCAGGGCGTCCCGACGAAGGAGGCGAACGCGGCCGGGCTCCGGACCACGCGCCAGCTCATCGACATGGTCGTCGAGCAGGACATCGTCCTCGACGGCGTCGACGAGGAGCAGGCACTCGTCGAACGCGAGACGCGCTGTCTCATGGACGCCATCGAGGCCCACGGCGACGGCGACGTCGCACAGGGCACCATCAGGGCGTTCGACTCCGGCGCGCTCGACGTCCCCTTCGCGCCGAGCGACGCCGCCGAGGGCGCGGTGCTCCCGGCCCGCGACGACGACGGCCGCGTCCGCATCTTCGAGTGGGGCGAGCTCGCGATGGACGACGACATCAAGGAGATCCACCAGGCCCGGCTCGCGGACCGCGCAGAGACGGAGGGCCGGAAGCAGTCGTTCCGGATGGTCGCCGACGACGTCGACGCCATCAGCGACGGCAAGCTCATCGGCCGACCGACCGGAACACGGGGCCGCCGCGACGGAGGTGAGTCCAGTGCTGATTGA